From the genome of Carassius auratus strain Wakin chromosome 26, ASM336829v1, whole genome shotgun sequence, one region includes:
- the LOC113044421 gene encoding SH3 and multiple ankyrin repeat domains protein 3-like gives MTRPKFRPCPSCQTPNQASRKTCHVCFGSLSTKNKIKEKVASLDSQWGKSVLKSRNAGRIIDSARIAVLKLEAVGYKPILFIGKQDKRASNKWVADIITHLHPTPVTKVFLEKMRRAYEFILTKATSTAQQPESVPAERPESVPAERPESVPAERPESVPAERPESVPAERPESVAAERPESLTKQPETVFLLNLVPVPCSLSPTSLCPPSSATSTTVLPSLSSPLPPPLRQRKRR, from the exons ATGACAAGGCCCAAATTCAGGCCCTGCCCTTCTTGCCAGACTCCCAATCAGGCAAGCAGGAAAACTTGTCATGTCTGCTTTGGAAGCCTGTccaccaaaaacaaaataaaagaaaaagtggCATCACTGGATAGCCAGTGGGGGAAATCTGTCCTTAAAAGCAGAAATGCTGGGCGTATAATTGATTCTGCCCGTATTGCA GTGCTGAAACTTGAGGCTGTCGGATACAAGCCAATTTTATTTATTGGGAAACAGGACAAAAGGGCTTCAAATAAGTGGGTGGCAGATATTATCACGCATCTGCACCCCACTCCTGTCACCAAAGTGTTTTTGGAGAAGATGCGGAGGGCTTATGAGTTTATCTTAACAAAAG caACCTCCACAGCCCAGCAGCCGGAGAGCGTCCCCGCGGAGCGGCCGGAGAGCGTCCCCGCGGAGCGGCCGGAGAGCGTCCCCGCGGAGCGGCCGGAGAGCGTCCCCGCGGAGCGGCCGGAGAGCGTCCCCGCGGAGCGGCCGGAGAGCGTCGCCGCGGAGCGGCCGGAGAGCCTCACCAAGCAGCCTGAAACTGTATTTCTTCTCAATCTTGTTCCTGTGCCTTGCTCGCTCTCTCCAACCTCTCTCTGTCCTCCTTCCTCTGCTACTTCTACAACTGTTCTTCCCTCACTTTCTTCCCCTCTTCCACCTCCACTGCGGCAGAGGAAAAGAAGGTAA
- the LOC113043969 gene encoding uncharacterized protein LOC113043969 — translation MSMSDSEIQENLMVLDNLVDHQELKDELQSLDDFLGELQEEEAAAAPSKTPEPRQPKVHWRKRDVHGNIVYARPRSSRDQSKKADHIQNTDPTFNAPDTNCEVAYAPETVECFLQDLQHSLRDSSGDEASPLGTPRDPLLASSNWGIRQSLFSERWRAERPRLVNTAAAKESVATHICQQCWSSPAVIRCSDCRPHPFFCAECDISMHTRHVLHNRDAMTAGFFQPLPPTHVITHICVLVYNHDCRSSSSQCL, via the exons ATGTCCATGAGTGATTCAGAAATCCAAGAAAATCTAATGGTCTTGGATAACTTGGTTGATCATCAAGAACTGAAGGATGAGCTCCAAAGTCTTGATGACTTTCTTGGTGAGCTGCAAGAAGAGGAGGCGGCAGCAGCACCATCAAAGACACCTGAGCCAAGGCAACCAAAGGTGCACTGGAGAAAAAGAGACGTGCATGGAAATATTGTCTATGCAAGGCCGAGATCAAGCAGGGATCAGTCAAAAAAGG CTGATCACATTCAGAACACTGATCCTACCTTCAATGCTCCTGACACTAACTGTGAGGTGGCCTATGCTCCAGAGACTGTTG AGTGTTTTCTACAAGATCTCCAGCACTCACTGAGGGATTCCTCAGGTGATGAGGCATCACCTCTTGGAACCCCAAGAGATCCTCTTCTGGCATCTTCGAACTGGGGCATTCGTCAGAGTCTCTTTTCAGAGAGGTGGAGGGCAGAGAGACCCCGTCTGGTAAACACGGCTGCAGCAAAAGAAAGTGTGGCAACACACATCTGCCAGCAGTGTTGGAGCAGTCCAGCAGTTATCCGGTGCAGTGACTGTCGACCACACCCCTTCTTCTGTGCTGAATGTGACATCAGCATGCACACCAGACATGTCCTCCACAATAGAGATGCCATGACTGCTGGCTTCTTCCAGCCATTGCCTCCAACCCATGTCATTACACACATTTGTGTCCTTGTATACAACCAT GATTGCAGATCTAGCTCTTCCCAATGCCTCTAG